In Paenibacillus antri, a single window of DNA contains:
- a CDS encoding aminotransferase class I/II-fold pyridoxal phosphate-dependent enzyme, with protein MMELHPRLQDAVATAERVAEPRLRDIDRLIDANQWKTIQAFQKYKVSDFHFSGSTGYGYNDRGRETLDEVYAEVFGAEAGLVRPHFASGTHTIATALFGVLRPGDELLFITGSPYDTLHKVIGAEGDGTGSLRDWGVRCTIVPLGSDGRVDWDAVEEAWSPSVKVVAMQRSRGYEWRSSFTVEELGEMTRRVKALNPNVIAFLDNCYGEFTETREPTEVGVDLMAGSLIKNPGGGLAPTGGYIVGRKRLVELAAYRLTAPGIGAEVGSMLGTTRAIYQGLFLAPHAVGQALKGAVFAAALFDALGFVSNPKWDDPRSDIIQAVRFDKASQLIAFVQSVQRASAVDAHVVPEPWDMPGYEHPVIMAAGTFIQGGSLELSADAPIREPYTAYMQGGLTFSHVKIGVVSAVQRMMEERIL; from the coding sequence AACGGCGGAACGGGTGGCGGAGCCGAGGTTACGGGACATCGATCGATTGATCGATGCGAATCAATGGAAGACGATTCAAGCGTTTCAGAAGTATAAGGTAAGCGATTTTCACTTCAGCGGTTCGACCGGCTACGGTTATAACGACCGCGGGCGGGAGACGTTGGACGAGGTGTACGCGGAGGTGTTCGGTGCGGAGGCCGGGTTGGTCCGGCCTCACTTCGCTTCGGGGACGCATACGATCGCTACCGCGTTGTTCGGCGTTCTCCGGCCCGGGGACGAGTTGCTGTTCATTACCGGATCGCCGTACGACACGCTGCATAAGGTCATCGGCGCGGAAGGAGACGGGACGGGCAGTCTCCGCGATTGGGGCGTTCGCTGCACGATCGTGCCGCTCGGGTCGGACGGTCGCGTCGATTGGGATGCGGTGGAGGAGGCATGGTCCCCTTCGGTGAAGGTCGTCGCGATGCAGCGGTCCCGCGGGTATGAGTGGCGCTCTTCGTTCACGGTGGAAGAGCTCGGCGAGATGACGCGCCGCGTCAAAGCGCTGAACCCGAACGTGATCGCTTTCCTCGACAATTGTTACGGAGAGTTCACGGAAACGCGGGAGCCGACCGAGGTCGGGGTCGATCTGATGGCAGGTTCCTTGATCAAGAACCCGGGGGGCGGACTCGCGCCGACGGGCGGATATATCGTAGGACGGAAGCGTCTTGTCGAATTGGCGGCCTATCGGTTGACGGCGCCGGGCATCGGCGCCGAAGTCGGCTCGATGCTGGGAACGACGCGGGCGATCTACCAAGGGCTGTTTCTCGCGCCGCACGCGGTCGGACAGGCGCTTAAGGGCGCCGTGTTCGCGGCGGCGCTGTTCGACGCGCTTGGCTTCGTCTCGAACCCGAAGTGGGACGATCCTCGCTCGGACATCATCCAAGCGGTACGATTCGACAAGGCGTCGCAGCTGATCGCCTTCGTGCAGAGCGTGCAGCGAGCCTCCGCGGTTGACGCTCACGTCGTGCCGGAGCCGTGGGATATGCCGGGCTACGAGCATCCGGTCATTATGGCGGCGGGTACGTTCATCCAAGGCGGAAGCCTGGAATTAAGCGCGGATGCGCCGATCCGAGAACCTTACACGGCCTATATGCAAGGCGGGTTGACCTTCTCTCATGTGAAAATAGGTGTCGTTTCCGCTGTACAACGGATGATGGAAGAAAGAATCTTGTAA
- a CDS encoding MerR family transcriptional regulator, giving the protein MGDEIRRNMALFPIGIVMKLTDLTARQIRYYEQHELIMPARTSGNQRLFSFNDVERLLEIKSLIEKGVNIAGIKQVLSPVNKESDDATVLNEHTEVKRRELTDKQLHKMLKQQLLGGNRRGQVSLIQGELSRFFNP; this is encoded by the coding sequence ATGGGTGATGAAATTCGCCGAAATATGGCATTGTTTCCCATCGGAATCGTTATGAAGCTGACCGATTTGACGGCGAGACAAATCCGTTATTACGAACAGCATGAACTCATTATGCCGGCAAGAACTTCAGGGAACCAACGCCTATTCTCATTTAACGACGTGGAACGCCTGCTGGAGATTAAGTCCCTCATCGAGAAGGGCGTCAATATCGCGGGAATCAAGCAGGTGCTGTCCCCGGTCAACAAGGAGTCGGACGACGCGACGGTGCTTAACGAGCATACGGAGGTCAAGCGGCGCGAGCTGACCGACAAGCAGCTTCATAAGATGCTCAAGCAGCAGTTGCTCGGCGGAAACCGAAGAGGACAGGTGTCGCTCATTCAAGGCGAGCTGTCGAGGTTCTTCAATCCATAG
- the glnA gene encoding type I glutamate--ammonia ligase produces the protein MGYTKDDIMRIAKEENVRFIRLQFTDLMGIIKNVEIPVSQLEKALDNKMMFDGSSIEGYVRIEESDMYLYPDLDTWVIFPWVTEDRVARLICDIYMPDGTPFAGDPRGILKRALRDAQELGFTAMNVGPEPEFFLFKTDEKGNPTLETNDQGGYFDLAPTDLGENCRREIVLVLEKMGFEIEASHHEVAPGQHEIDFKYSDAIHAADQIQTFKLVVKTIARKYNLHASFMPKPLFGMNGSGMHCHQSLFQGDTNAFYDESDRLGLSATARHYMAGVLRHARGFAAITNPTVNSYKRLVPGYEAPVYVAWSASNRSPMIRIPASRGLSTRVEVRNPDPAANPYLAMAVMLAAGLDGIRNKLSLPAPVDRNIYVMSEDERESAGIPSLPENLKEALDELLGNEVVCDALGDHALAHFVELKEIEWDMYRTQVHQWERDQYLALY, from the coding sequence TTGGGTTACACGAAAGACGATATTATGCGGATCGCGAAAGAAGAGAACGTGCGGTTCATCCGTTTGCAATTTACGGACTTGATGGGCATTATCAAGAACGTGGAAATTCCGGTCAGCCAGCTGGAGAAGGCGCTCGATAACAAGATGATGTTCGACGGTTCGTCCATCGAGGGTTACGTGCGGATCGAGGAATCCGATATGTACTTGTACCCGGACTTGGATACGTGGGTCATCTTCCCGTGGGTGACGGAAGACCGCGTCGCTCGTTTGATTTGCGATATTTACATGCCGGACGGCACGCCGTTCGCGGGCGACCCGCGAGGAATTCTGAAGCGTGCGCTTCGCGATGCGCAGGAGCTTGGTTTTACGGCGATGAACGTCGGTCCGGAACCGGAGTTCTTCTTGTTCAAGACGGACGAGAAGGGTAATCCGACGCTCGAGACGAACGACCAAGGCGGATACTTCGACCTCGCGCCTACGGACCTCGGCGAGAACTGCCGCCGCGAAATCGTGCTCGTGCTCGAAAAGATGGGCTTCGAAATCGAAGCGTCTCACCATGAGGTCGCTCCGGGTCAACACGAAATCGACTTCAAATATTCCGACGCGATTCATGCGGCCGACCAAATTCAGACGTTCAAGCTCGTCGTCAAGACGATCGCGCGCAAGTATAACTTGCACGCCTCGTTCATGCCGAAGCCGCTGTTCGGGATGAACGGCTCGGGCATGCACTGCCATCAGTCGTTGTTCCAAGGCGACACGAACGCGTTCTACGACGAGAGCGACCGCCTGGGCCTCAGCGCTACGGCTCGCCACTACATGGCCGGCGTACTGCGCCACGCTCGAGGCTTCGCGGCGATCACGAATCCGACGGTCAACTCGTATAAGCGTCTCGTTCCGGGATACGAAGCGCCGGTGTATGTGGCTTGGTCGGCGAGCAACCGCTCCCCGATGATCCGCATCCCGGCATCGCGCGGACTCAGCACGCGGGTCGAGGTGCGCAACCCGGATCCGGCGGCGAACCCGTATTTGGCGATGGCGGTCATGCTGGCGGCCGGTCTCGACGGCATTCGCAACAAGCTGTCGCTGCCTGCGCCGGTCGATCGGAACATCTACGTCATGAGCGAAGACGAACGGGAATCCGCGGGCATTCCGAGCCTGCCGGAAAACCTTAAGGAAGCGCTCGACGAGCTGCTTGGCAACGAAGTCGTGTGCGACGCGCTCGGCGATCACGCGCTCGCGCACTTCGTCGAGTTGAAGGAAATCGAGTGGGATATGTACCGGACCCAGGTGCATCAGTGGGAACGGGACCAGTACTTGGCGTTGTATTAA
- the lexA gene encoding transcriptional repressor LexA, protein MTKLSNRQQAILEFIRSEVREKGYPPSVREIGEAVGLASSSTVHGHLDRLEKKGFIRRDPTKPRAIELLGDEDERQMVRLAVSRVPLVGKVTAGQPITAVENVEEYFPLPSHMVRDDEVFMLSVVGESMIDVGIFDGDYVIVRQQQTASNGDIVVAMTEDDEATVKTFYKERDHIRLQPENPTMEPLRYNHVTVLGKVIGIFRELH, encoded by the coding sequence TTGACGAAGCTGTCGAACCGGCAACAAGCAATTCTCGAATTCATTAGAAGCGAAGTTCGCGAGAAGGGTTATCCGCCTTCCGTACGGGAGATCGGCGAAGCCGTCGGCCTCGCGTCCAGTTCTACCGTTCACGGCCATCTCGACCGGCTCGAGAAGAAGGGCTTCATTCGCAGAGACCCGACGAAACCTCGCGCCATCGAGCTGCTTGGCGACGAAGACGAACGTCAGATGGTTCGCCTCGCGGTATCCCGCGTGCCGCTCGTCGGCAAGGTGACCGCAGGCCAACCGATTACCGCCGTCGAGAACGTCGAAGAATATTTCCCTCTTCCGTCGCATATGGTTCGCGACGATGAAGTGTTCATGCTCTCCGTCGTCGGCGAAAGCATGATCGACGTCGGCATCTTCGACGGCGATTACGTGATCGTGCGTCAACAGCAGACGGCATCCAACGGCGACATCGTCGTGGCGATGACCGAAGACGACGAAGCTACCGTTAAGACGTTCTACAAGGAGCGCGACCACATTCGTCTTCAACCGGAGAATCCGACGATGGAGCCGCTTCGCTACAATCACGTGACCGTTCTCGGCAAGGTCATCGGCATCTTCCGCGAGCTTCACTAA
- a CDS encoding LysM peptidoglycan-binding domain-containing protein — translation MRTNTYRQRNGKQQARKKFFVRMMMFLALIGFSATSGVMLHASANQEDNSTAVTTTAESAAQASVLDTGSILCVEPGDTLWKIAKAYGPDDVSVKSYVQSIIEANDLDSASLQVGQVLRLP, via the coding sequence ATGAGAACGAACACATACAGACAGCGGAACGGCAAGCAACAAGCGAGAAAGAAGTTCTTCGTACGGATGATGATGTTTCTCGCGCTGATCGGATTCAGCGCTACGTCGGGCGTCATGCTTCACGCCAGCGCCAACCAAGAAGACAACTCTACCGCGGTGACGACGACCGCCGAATCGGCCGCCCAGGCGAGCGTTCTCGATACCGGTTCGATTCTATGCGTAGAACCGGGGGACACATTATGGAAGATCGCGAAGGCGTACGGTCCCGACGATGTCTCCGTGAAGTCGTACGTGCAGAGCATTATCGAAGCGAACGATCTGGATTCCGCCAGCCTTCAAGTGGGACAAGTGTTGCGACTCCCTTAA
- a CDS encoding DUF896 domain-containing protein: MISGRVQRINELARKQKSVGLTAEEKLEQAELRKQYIDNLKASLRQQLDSIEFVDDEEKKD; this comes from the coding sequence ATGATATCCGGACGCGTGCAACGCATCAACGAGCTGGCGAGAAAGCAGAAATCCGTCGGACTGACGGCGGAGGAGAAACTGGAACAAGCCGAGTTGCGCAAACAATATATCGACAACTTGAAGGCCTCGCTCCGGCAGCAGCTGGATTCGATCGAATTCGTAGACGACGAAGAGAAGAAGGACTGA
- a CDS encoding HAD family hydrolase, whose translation MKKKAVLFDLDDTLLWDERSVQEAFDATCREAAEAVGVDPKALELSVRKEARALYESYETFPFTQMIGINPFEGLWGNFREGAAPEFRMMERLMPQYRADAWTRGLLALGVDDPELGARLGERFPAIRRSLAYLYEETYEVLDELRGNAKLLLLTNGSPDLQKEKLAGVPELSPYFDHIVISGDFGRGKPDPGIFRHALSLLEVEPEEAIMIGDKLTTDILGSSRVGMDNIWINHHGASIGEHTAPKHTVTRLREILAIIL comes from the coding sequence ATGAAGAAGAAAGCCGTGCTTTTCGATTTGGACGATACGTTGTTGTGGGACGAGCGATCGGTGCAGGAGGCGTTCGACGCGACGTGCCGGGAAGCGGCCGAAGCGGTCGGCGTAGACCCGAAGGCGCTCGAGTTGTCCGTGCGGAAGGAAGCCCGCGCGCTGTACGAAAGCTACGAGACGTTCCCGTTCACGCAGATGATCGGCATTAACCCGTTCGAAGGGCTGTGGGGCAACTTCCGCGAAGGCGCAGCCCCGGAGTTCCGGATGATGGAACGGCTCATGCCGCAATATCGCGCCGACGCGTGGACGCGCGGATTGCTCGCGTTGGGCGTCGACGATCCGGAGCTCGGCGCCCGGTTGGGCGAACGGTTCCCGGCGATTCGCCGCAGTCTCGCGTACCTCTATGAAGAGACGTACGAAGTGTTGGACGAACTCCGAGGCAACGCCAAGCTGCTTCTGCTGACGAACGGCTCGCCGGACCTGCAGAAGGAGAAGCTCGCCGGCGTACCCGAGCTGTCCCCCTACTTCGATCATATCGTCATCTCCGGCGATTTCGGCCGAGGGAAGCCGGATCCGGGCATCTTCCGCCATGCGCTGTCGCTGCTCGAGGTCGAGCCGGAGGAAGCGATCATGATCGGCGACAAGCTGACGACGGATATTCTCGGTTCGAGCCGCGTCGGGATGGACAATATTTGGATCAACCATCATGGCGCTTCGATCGGCGAACACACGGCGCCGAAGCACACGGTCACGAGATTGCGAGAAATTCTTGCCATTATTCTATAA
- a CDS encoding Hsp20/alpha crystallin family protein — MNDVWKDRRFRNGWKSFEGMIRRKIQSVRNSPSARNEYEWDRLMGEALAYLERHRASGYTWECFETFKSVIVRVTMPSDGADKLPRLRLDDRTLTLTGIPGKLDETIELPAAVVPRKPRAEYADGVVEIRLRKQSAVKPTRRVRCSAKKSPSGR; from the coding sequence ATGAACGACGTATGGAAAGACCGGAGGTTCCGGAACGGGTGGAAGTCGTTCGAAGGCATGATCCGGCGCAAGATACAGTCGGTGCGGAATTCGCCGTCGGCGAGGAACGAATACGAGTGGGACCGGCTCATGGGGGAGGCGCTGGCGTACCTGGAACGGCACCGCGCCTCGGGATATACGTGGGAGTGCTTCGAGACGTTCAAGTCGGTTATCGTCCGGGTGACGATGCCGTCGGACGGCGCAGACAAGCTGCCCCGGCTTCGCTTGGACGATCGTACGCTGACGTTGACAGGCATACCGGGGAAGCTGGACGAGACGATCGAGCTGCCGGCCGCGGTCGTGCCGAGGAAGCCGCGAGCAGAATACGCGGACGGCGTCGTGGAAATTCGGCTCCGGAAGCAGTCGGCGGTGAAGCCGACGCGCCGCGTGCGCTGCAGCGCGAAAAAATCCCCTTCCGGCCGGTAA
- a CDS encoding 1,2-dihydroxy-3-keto-5-methylthiopentene dioxygenase codes for MAEIRIRNTEERISGEENVRAFLSSQEVLYEHWNPAKLPAHLQDKFVLSDEEKAEILSTFDEEIRDLAARRGYRTWDIVALSDATPNLEELLKKFENVHTHTEDEVRAITAGKGIFIIKGTDDVGYFDVELEAGDVISVPEHKPHFFTLMDNRQIVAVRLFIETEGWIAHPFADPAFQKA; via the coding sequence ATGGCGGAAATTCGCATTCGAAACACGGAAGAACGCATCTCGGGCGAAGAGAACGTCCGCGCGTTCCTGAGCAGTCAAGAAGTATTGTACGAGCATTGGAACCCCGCTAAGCTGCCGGCGCATCTTCAAGATAAATTCGTGCTGAGCGACGAGGAGAAAGCGGAAATCTTGTCGACGTTCGACGAGGAAATCCGAGATCTCGCGGCCCGCCGCGGCTACCGCACGTGGGACATCGTCGCCTTGTCCGACGCGACGCCGAACCTGGAGGAGCTGCTCAAGAAATTCGAGAACGTCCACACGCATACGGAAGACGAAGTGCGCGCGATTACGGCGGGCAAAGGCATCTTCATTATCAAGGGCACGGACGACGTCGGCTACTTCGACGTCGAACTCGAAGCCGGCGACGTCATCTCGGTGCCGGAGCACAAACCGCACTTCTTCACGTTGATGGACAATCGCCAGATCGTCGCGGTTCGCTTGTTCATCGAGACGGAAGGTTGGATCGCTCATCCGTTCGCGGACCCGGCGTTCCAGAAAGCATAA